Proteins encoded in a region of the Schaalia hyovaginalis genome:
- a CDS encoding IclR family transcriptional regulator, producing the protein MEDSTSSGVGVLDKAALVLGALEAGPATLAQLVSTTGLARPTAHRLAVALEYHRMVARDMQGRFVLGPRLQELASSAGEDRLLAASMPVLQALRDHTKESSQLFRRQGDYRVCVAASEREMGLRDSIPVGAALSMSAGSAAQVLLAWEEPDRLHRGLYGASFNATMLSQVRRRGWAQSVGEREPGVASVSAPVRGPSGRVLAALSISGPIERMGRQPGRQHGPSVVAAANRLSDFLRSVEDVEL; encoded by the coding sequence ATGGAGGACTCGACATCTAGCGGAGTCGGCGTATTGGACAAGGCGGCGCTGGTTCTCGGCGCCCTCGAGGCCGGTCCCGCCACCTTGGCCCAACTCGTCTCGACGACCGGTCTGGCTCGTCCCACGGCGCACCGCCTCGCGGTTGCCCTCGAGTATCACCGCATGGTCGCCCGCGACATGCAGGGCCGTTTCGTCCTCGGCCCCCGCCTTCAGGAGCTCGCGTCGTCCGCCGGCGAGGACAGGCTCCTCGCCGCCTCGATGCCCGTCCTTCAGGCCCTTCGCGATCACACGAAGGAATCCTCCCAGCTCTTCCGCCGGCAGGGCGACTACCGCGTGTGCGTCGCCGCTTCGGAACGGGAGATGGGCCTTCGCGACTCGATCCCGGTCGGCGCCGCCTTGTCGATGTCGGCGGGTTCGGCCGCACAGGTCCTCCTCGCCTGGGAGGAGCCCGATCGTCTGCACCGGGGGCTTTACGGAGCCTCCTTCAATGCGACGATGCTCTCCCAGGTGCGTCGGCGCGGCTGGGCCCAATCCGTCGGTGAGCGCGAACCCGGCGTCGCCTCCGTGTCGGCCCCCGTCCGCGGCCCCTCGGGCCGCGTCCTCGCCGCCTTGTCGATCTCCGGACCGATCGAGCGCATGGGCCGCCAGCCCGGCCGCCAGCACGGCCCCTCGGTGGTCGCCGCCGCCAATCGCCTCTCGGACTTCCTGCGCAGCGTCGAGGACGTCGAGCTCTGA
- the gltX gene encoding glutamate--tRNA ligase, producing MSETTASGADVRVRFCPSPTGTPHVGMVRTCLFNWAYARHTGGTFVFRIEDTDAARDSQESFDQIIDSLSWLGLDWDEGVNKGGPHGPYRQSERMDIYRDVAAKLLEGGYAYESYSTPAEIEERHRAKGEDPKLGYDGFDRDLSDEQIAAFKAQGREPVLRMRMPDEDITFTDLIRGEITFKAGSVPDYVIVRANGDPLYTLVNPIDDALMEITHILRGEDLLSSTPRQIVLYRALEELGIAKFMPRFGHLPYVMGEGNKKLSKRDPESNLLLHKEAGMIPEGLNNYLALLGWSIAPDRDIFSMAELAEAFDISAVNPNPARFDQKKCVAINAEQIRLLQGDDFRARLVPFLAREGLVPADSYEELAEGDRRVLDAAAPLAQTRIQLLGEAGPLMRFLFVDASQIAYDEKALGKLKDTAPAVLAKAREVLAGLEDFSAEGIKLALDEALVEGLGVKPRFAFGPLFVAMTGSNVSLPVVDSMAILGRDEVLTRIDRLIERLG from the coding sequence ATGAGTGAAACGACTGCCTCCGGCGCCGATGTGCGCGTCCGATTCTGCCCGTCCCCGACCGGAACCCCTCACGTGGGGATGGTCCGCACCTGCCTGTTCAACTGGGCGTACGCGCGCCACACAGGCGGCACCTTCGTCTTCCGCATCGAAGACACCGATGCGGCGCGCGACTCTCAGGAGTCCTTCGATCAGATCATCGACTCCCTGTCGTGGCTCGGCCTGGACTGGGATGAGGGCGTGAACAAGGGCGGGCCCCACGGCCCGTACCGCCAATCCGAGCGCATGGACATCTACAGGGACGTCGCCGCCAAGCTGCTCGAGGGCGGGTACGCCTACGAGTCCTACTCGACCCCCGCCGAGATCGAGGAGCGCCACCGCGCCAAGGGCGAGGACCCCAAACTCGGGTACGACGGATTCGACCGCGACCTCTCGGACGAGCAGATCGCCGCCTTCAAGGCGCAGGGGCGTGAACCGGTCCTGCGCATGCGGATGCCCGATGAGGACATCACCTTCACCGACCTCATCCGCGGGGAGATCACCTTCAAGGCGGGGTCGGTGCCGGATTACGTGATCGTCCGCGCGAACGGCGATCCGCTGTACACGCTCGTCAACCCGATCGATGACGCCCTGATGGAGATCACGCACATCCTCCGCGGTGAGGACCTCCTGTCGTCGACGCCGCGCCAGATCGTGCTCTACAGGGCCCTCGAGGAGCTCGGGATCGCGAAGTTCATGCCGCGCTTCGGCCATCTTCCCTACGTCATGGGGGAGGGGAACAAGAAGCTGTCCAAGCGCGACCCCGAGTCGAATCTGCTCTTGCACAAGGAGGCGGGCATGATCCCCGAGGGGCTCAACAACTACCTCGCCCTCCTCGGCTGGTCGATCGCCCCCGACCGCGACATCTTCTCTATGGCCGAGCTGGCCGAGGCCTTCGACATCTCCGCGGTCAACCCCAATCCCGCGCGTTTCGACCAGAAGAAGTGCGTGGCGATCAACGCAGAGCAGATCCGCCTGCTCCAGGGCGATGACTTCCGGGCCCGCCTCGTGCCCTTCCTCGCGCGCGAGGGCCTGGTGCCCGCCGACTCGTACGAGGAGCTCGCCGAGGGCGATCGGCGGGTTCTCGACGCCGCGGCGCCGCTCGCGCAGACGCGCATCCAGCTGCTCGGCGAGGCCGGTCCGCTCATGCGCTTCCTCTTCGTCGACGCTTCTCAGATCGCTTATGACGAGAAGGCGCTCGGCAAGCTGAAGGACACTGCGCCGGCGGTTCTCGCCAAGGCCCGCGAGGTCCTGGCCGGTCTCGAGGACTTCTCGGCCGAGGGGATCAAGCTCGCGCTCGATGAGGCCCTCGTCGAGGGGCTCGGTGTGAAGCCCCGTTTCGCCTTCGGCCCGCTCTTCGTCGCGATGACCGGATCGAACGTTTCGCTGCCGGTCGTCGATTCCATGGCGATCCTCGGACGTGATGAGGTGCTCACCCGTATCGATCGGCTCATCGAACGGTTGGGGTGA
- a CDS encoding aminotransferase class I/II-fold pyridoxal phosphate-dependent enzyme, with protein MTLRIFSPEEARRTGTLKWTGITRKDGSPTIGAWVAEMDFGTSPAVAAAMKAAIDEGLLGYQPKWLASAIADATASFQAERFGWSLEPAQVRLVASVLPALEAVIRNLVPEGAPVIVPTPAYMPFLTIPVDLGHPVIEVPSLRGGAAGGRGWALDLEGIRRGLEAGAGLVILCNPWNPTGRVLSEAELRAFDAVLNGSDALVFSDEIHSPLVLDDLPFISYARVSQAAAARTVTATAASKGWNIAGLPSAQVILLDDSLAKRWDSFGQRLAFGASVIGTIGQITAYTSTDSWQSEVLDYIRLNVDAVEQALANSPIAFTRPEGTYLTWWGFEGLGLEPSPGVAMRELAGIGVNDGKDLGADYSQWARVNLATSHEVVADIIERTLALISGASLR; from the coding sequence ATGACCTTGAGGATCTTCTCGCCGGAAGAGGCGCGCAGGACGGGCACCTTGAAGTGGACGGGGATCACGCGCAAGGACGGTTCGCCGACGATCGGCGCGTGGGTCGCTGAAATGGACTTCGGCACCTCGCCCGCGGTCGCCGCCGCCATGAAGGCCGCGATCGATGAGGGTCTGCTCGGTTATCAGCCCAAGTGGCTCGCCTCGGCGATTGCGGATGCAACGGCGTCCTTCCAAGCGGAGCGCTTCGGCTGGTCGCTCGAGCCCGCCCAGGTGCGCCTGGTCGCCTCGGTCCTTCCGGCGCTCGAGGCGGTGATCCGGAATCTCGTCCCCGAGGGCGCGCCCGTGATCGTGCCGACCCCCGCGTACATGCCCTTCCTCACGATCCCGGTCGACCTCGGCCACCCGGTGATCGAAGTGCCCTCACTGCGCGGCGGGGCCGCCGGCGGGCGGGGCTGGGCCCTCGACCTCGAGGGGATTCGCCGGGGCCTGGAGGCCGGCGCGGGACTCGTGATCCTGTGCAACCCGTGGAATCCGACGGGGCGCGTGCTCTCCGAGGCAGAGCTCCGCGCCTTCGACGCGGTGCTCAACGGCTCGGACGCCCTGGTCTTCTCCGATGAGATCCACTCCCCTCTCGTCCTCGATGACCTCCCCTTCATCTCCTACGCGCGGGTGAGCCAGGCCGCGGCGGCGAGGACGGTCACCGCGACTGCGGCCTCCAAGGGCTGGAACATCGCGGGCCTGCCGTCGGCCCAGGTCATTCTCCTCGACGATTCCTTGGCGAAGCGCTGGGACTCCTTCGGTCAGCGCCTGGCCTTCGGAGCGAGCGTCATCGGCACGATCGGGCAGATCACGGCCTACACTTCGACGGATTCATGGCAGAGCGAGGTGCTCGACTACATCCGCCTCAACGTGGACGCGGTGGAGCAGGCCCTGGCGAATTCCCCGATCGCCTTCACGAGGCCGGAGGGCACCTACCTGACCTGGTGGGGATTCGAGGGCCTTGGTCTGGAGCCCTCCCCCGGAGTGGCGATGCGCGAGCTGGCGGGCATCGGGGTGAACGACGGCAAGGATCTCGGCGCCGACTACTCGCAGTGGGCGCGGGTGAATCTGGCGACTTCGCACGAGGTCGTCGCCGACATCATCGAACGGACTCTCGCCCTGATCTCGGGCGCGAGCCTGCGCTAG
- a CDS encoding purine-nucleoside phosphorylase: MTADPRFAEALLDERTREGAARLAELTGADRHDALVVLGSGLAGSLDSAERWGEAVARMRLSDLPGVLAPVADGHLDELRSYDIDGRRVLVALGRTHLYEGAAPAQVTALARIAVAAGIDRAVLANANGCLRDWELGDVMAIRDHVNLSGSSPFDGPLFTDVMGTWDPGFTALLEGVCERSGSYAILRGPEYQTMAETRILAALGIDCVGMSTIMEAICLHGLGIRVAGMSVVSDLSFAEAPTDPGAVVEAAARAGETVRIGIETVLAAD, translated from the coding sequence ATGACGGCCGACCCGCGTTTCGCCGAGGCGCTCCTCGATGAGAGGACGCGCGAAGGCGCGGCCCGCCTCGCCGAGCTCACAGGCGCGGACCGCCATGACGCCCTCGTCGTCCTCGGCTCGGGCCTGGCCGGGTCCCTCGATTCCGCCGAGCGCTGGGGCGAAGCCGTCGCCCGGATGCGCCTCTCCGATCTGCCGGGCGTCCTCGCCCCGGTGGCGGACGGCCACCTCGATGAGCTGCGCTCCTACGACATCGACGGCCGACGCGTCCTCGTCGCCCTCGGCCGCACGCATCTGTACGAGGGCGCGGCCCCCGCGCAGGTGACGGCCCTCGCCCGTATCGCGGTCGCAGCCGGAATCGACCGCGCGGTGCTCGCCAATGCCAACGGGTGCCTGCGCGACTGGGAGCTCGGCGACGTCATGGCGATCCGCGACCACGTGAACCTCTCCGGGAGCTCGCCCTTCGACGGGCCCCTGTTCACCGACGTCATGGGCACGTGGGATCCCGGGTTCACGGCCCTCCTCGAGGGCGTGTGCGAACGCTCCGGCTCCTACGCGATCCTCAGGGGACCCGAGTACCAGACGATGGCGGAGACGAGGATCCTCGCCGCGCTCGGGATCGACTGCGTCGGCATGTCGACCATCATGGAGGCGATCTGCCTGCACGGCCTCGGTATCCGCGTCGCGGGGATGAGCGTCGTCTCCGACCTCTCCTTCGCCGAAGCGCCGACCGACCCGGGCGCGGTCGTGGAGGCCGCCGCCCGCGCCGGAGAAACGGTCCGGATCGGCATCGAAACGGTCCTCGCGGCCGACTGA
- a CDS encoding purine-cytosine permease family protein, producing the protein MSTTTSSPAPGGADTATAVEMAGLDVIPESQRKGRPADLFMPWFAANISVLGISWGSWVLGFGISFIQAVIVSVIGVVLSFGVCGLIAIAGKRGSAPTLVLSRAAFGYNGNRISAVISWILTVGWEMFLCVMAVQATATVMGALGFENHLLAQIIALILVLVLAAGSGILGFDTIMKVQTWITWATAVLTIIYLVLVFPSIDFAAVMAIPAGPATAVIGAGIMLLVGFGFGWINAAADYSRYLPRAASTKGVVGWTTFGAALPCVILVFFGLLLVGSNAELGEAIGADPIGALTTILPTWFLVPFALVAILGLIGGIVMDIYSSGLSLLATGLPVIRPVATAIDGTIMLVGTVVVVFFSDSFFGPFQGFLITLGVVISAWGGVMLADIALRKKDYDEPSLFVADGRYGSVNWGAIASLLLGSFVGWGLVVNTYAGWLSWQGYFLGPLGGREGAWAYSNLGVLVAMIIGFLGYWLTSAKRVRNQELQPSRSFEEA; encoded by the coding sequence ATGTCGACGACGACTTCGTCCCCGGCGCCAGGCGGCGCCGACACTGCAACTGCTGTCGAAATGGCCGGACTCGATGTCATCCCCGAGTCCCAGCGCAAAGGCCGCCCCGCCGACCTGTTCATGCCGTGGTTCGCGGCCAACATCTCGGTCCTCGGAATCTCGTGGGGCTCATGGGTCCTCGGATTCGGCATCTCCTTCATCCAGGCCGTCATCGTGTCGGTCATCGGCGTCGTCCTCTCCTTCGGGGTCTGCGGCCTCATCGCGATCGCGGGCAAGCGCGGCTCGGCCCCCACCCTCGTGCTCTCCCGAGCCGCCTTCGGCTACAACGGCAACCGGATCTCAGCGGTCATCTCATGGATCCTCACGGTCGGCTGGGAGATGTTCCTGTGCGTCATGGCCGTTCAGGCCACTGCGACCGTCATGGGCGCCCTCGGCTTCGAGAACCATCTCCTCGCGCAGATCATCGCCCTCATCCTCGTCCTCGTCCTCGCCGCCGGCTCCGGCATCCTCGGCTTCGACACGATCATGAAGGTCCAGACCTGGATCACCTGGGCGACCGCCGTCCTCACGATCATCTACCTCGTCCTCGTCTTCCCCTCGATCGATTTCGCAGCGGTCATGGCCATCCCGGCCGGCCCGGCCACCGCAGTCATCGGCGCGGGCATCATGCTCCTCGTCGGCTTCGGCTTCGGCTGGATCAACGCGGCCGCCGACTACTCGCGCTACCTGCCCCGCGCGGCGTCCACGAAGGGCGTCGTCGGCTGGACGACCTTCGGCGCGGCCCTGCCCTGCGTGATCCTTGTCTTCTTCGGCCTGCTCCTCGTCGGTTCCAACGCGGAGCTCGGCGAGGCCATCGGCGCCGACCCGATCGGCGCGCTCACGACGATCCTTCCCACCTGGTTCCTCGTCCCCTTCGCCCTCGTCGCCATCCTCGGCCTCATCGGCGGCATCGTCATGGACATCTACTCCTCGGGGCTCTCCCTCCTCGCCACCGGCCTTCCCGTGATCCGCCCGGTCGCCACCGCGATCGACGGCACGATCATGCTGGTCGGCACCGTCGTGGTCGTCTTCTTCTCCGACTCCTTCTTCGGCCCCTTCCAGGGCTTCCTCATCACCCTCGGCGTCGTGATCTCGGCCTGGGGCGGCGTCATGCTCGCCGACATCGCGCTGCGGAAGAAGGACTACGACGAGCCCTCGCTCTTCGTCGCCGACGGCCGATACGGATCGGTCAACTGGGGCGCGATCGCCTCGCTCCTCCTCGGATCCTTCGTCGGCTGGGGCCTCGTCGTCAACACCTACGCCGGATGGCTCTCGTGGCAGGGCTACTTCCTCGGCCCGCTCGGCGGACGCGAAGGCGCATGGGCCTACTCGAACCTCGGAGTCCTCGTCGCGATGATCATCGGCTTCCTCGGATACTGGCTCACCTCCGCCAAGCGCGTGCGCAACCAGGAACTCCAGCCCTCCCGCTCCTTCGAGGAGGCCTGA
- a CDS encoding fumarylacetoacetate hydrolase family protein, with amino-acid sequence MSAAERYLRFLIEGEDEPRFGVLAEGSEDILELASAPFPSGAVTTGRAYALDSARLLAPVAAPSKIIGIGKNYADHAREMGGEAPDQPVIFLKPNTSIIGPDDPIIRPAWSDEVHHEGELAVVIKTLAKDVPVEEADRVVLGYTIANDVTARDIQRTDAQWTRAKGFDTACPLGPWITADPRLNVDDLRVTTRVDGQPRQDDTTAHMITPVRELISYVSSVFTLLPGDVIITGTPAGVGPIGAGQRVEVEIEGIGVLSNPVVDA; translated from the coding sequence ATGAGCGCCGCGGAGCGCTACCTCAGATTCCTCATCGAGGGCGAGGATGAGCCCCGTTTCGGCGTGCTGGCCGAGGGCTCCGAAGACATCCTCGAACTCGCCTCGGCGCCCTTCCCCTCCGGGGCCGTAACGACCGGTCGCGCCTACGCCCTCGACTCCGCGCGCCTTCTCGCGCCGGTGGCCGCGCCCTCGAAGATCATCGGCATCGGGAAGAACTACGCGGATCACGCGCGCGAAATGGGCGGTGAAGCCCCGGACCAGCCGGTGATCTTCCTCAAGCCGAACACCTCGATCATCGGGCCCGACGACCCCATCATCCGTCCCGCATGGTCCGACGAAGTCCACCACGAGGGCGAACTCGCCGTCGTCATCAAGACCCTCGCCAAGGACGTTCCCGTCGAAGAGGCCGACCGGGTCGTCCTCGGCTATACGATCGCGAACGACGTGACGGCGCGGGACATTCAGCGGACCGACGCGCAGTGGACGAGGGCGAAGGGCTTCGACACCGCCTGCCCGCTCGGCCCCTGGATCACCGCCGACCCCCGGCTCAACGTCGACGACCTGCGCGTGACGACGCGCGTGGACGGGCAGCCCCGCCAGGACGACACCACCGCGCACATGATCACGCCCGTCCGCGAGCTCATCTCTTACGTCTCCTCCGTCTTCACCCTCCTGCCGGGAGACGTCATCATCACCGGGACCCCGGCCGGCGTCGGCCCGATCGGAGCCGGACAACGAGTCGAAGTCGAGATCGAAGGCATCGGCGTCCTGTCCAACCCGGTCGTCGACGCCTGA
- a CDS encoding fumarylacetoacetate hydrolase family protein, translated as MRIVRFSDGDSPRYGALEEGSTRIVVLKGDPLFNEIEPDGRIVELDEVRLLSPVIPRSKVIGIGTNFADQVRAPGSPEPETMPPVFLKANTSVIGPDDPIVLPEWSRDVIYEGELAVVIKSLAKDVPLDEVDQVILGYTLCNDVTARDAMDGGPWLKGKSFDTACPLGPWIVVDPKLDVQNLTISGRVGDAHALGSTAYMLHTVRELVAYCSTLFTLLPGDVITTGCPGVSGPITDGDTVSFEIPEIGRLTNPVLRR; from the coding sequence ATGAGAATCGTGCGCTTCTCCGATGGAGACTCCCCCCGCTACGGCGCCCTCGAGGAGGGCTCGACCCGCATCGTCGTCCTCAAGGGCGACCCGCTCTTCAACGAGATCGAACCCGACGGGCGCATCGTCGAACTCGACGAGGTCCGCCTCCTTTCACCCGTGATCCCCAGGTCGAAGGTCATCGGCATCGGCACGAACTTCGCAGATCAGGTCCGCGCCCCCGGCTCGCCCGAACCCGAGACGATGCCCCCGGTCTTCCTCAAGGCGAACACCTCCGTCATCGGCCCCGACGACCCGATCGTCCTGCCCGAATGGAGCCGGGACGTCATCTACGAGGGCGAGCTCGCCGTCGTCATCAAATCCCTCGCCAAGGACGTGCCCCTCGACGAGGTCGACCAGGTCATCCTCGGTTACACCCTGTGCAACGACGTGACCGCGCGCGATGCGATGGACGGCGGCCCCTGGCTCAAGGGCAAGTCCTTCGACACCGCCTGCCCGCTCGGCCCCTGGATCGTCGTGGACCCGAAGCTCGACGTCCAGAACCTCACGATCTCCGGCCGTGTCGGCGACGCGCACGCCTTAGGGTCAACCGCCTACATGCTCCACACGGTCCGGGAACTCGTCGCCTACTGCTCGACCCTGTTCACCCTCCTCCCCGGCGACGTCATCACGACGGGCTGCCCGGGAGTCTCCGGTCCGATCACTGACGGCGACACCGTCTCTTTCGAGATCCCCGAGATCGGCCGCCTCACGAACCCGGTGCTGCGCCGATGA
- a CDS encoding alanine/glycine:cation symporter family protein yields MEDLANGILTVADWLTLHVTVWVLVGTGLFLTVASRGLQLRHFGTMIRTVTGSRQGAKGGISSFQAFTISLAARVGVGNVFGVAAALLMGGPGAIFWMWVVALVGMATAFFEATLAQIFKVRAGDGSFRGGPAYYIKLGMKNRVLASVFAIITVVTCAFVITSVQSNAIAGTLLSALGDTGTTPVLWGLSQAQLIIAALLFVFSAMVIFGGIRTVARVTEWMAPIMATIYVIMVAIIVIMNIGQFGAVLSQILEGAFAPEPLVGGLGGGILAALINGTKRGLFSNEAGQGTAPNAAATATLPHPVSQGMIQSLGVFIDTIVVCTATAFVILIAGPEVWGAEGVNPANLTSLAVAEELGAWTIMPMAVLIFVLAYSSIIAAYVYSETNMTFVTDSKAATWAVRIISVASVVIGALTSLDLVWNTVDIAMAIMTLTNLVALLVLSKWGLGALRDFEKQRKAGIEAPVFVGVSNPLLPGDVPTDSWAPAAGSVNR; encoded by the coding sequence GTGGAGGATCTTGCGAATGGAATCCTGACGGTCGCGGACTGGCTCACCCTTCACGTCACCGTGTGGGTGCTCGTCGGCACCGGCCTGTTCCTCACGGTCGCCTCTCGCGGCCTCCAGCTGCGCCATTTCGGAACGATGATCCGCACCGTGACGGGGTCCCGCCAGGGCGCCAAGGGCGGGATCTCCTCCTTCCAGGCCTTCACGATCTCCCTGGCCGCCAGGGTCGGCGTCGGCAACGTCTTCGGCGTCGCGGCGGCCCTCCTCATGGGCGGGCCCGGCGCGATCTTCTGGATGTGGGTCGTCGCCCTGGTCGGCATGGCGACCGCCTTCTTCGAGGCCACCCTCGCGCAGATCTTCAAGGTCCGCGCCGGCGACGGTTCCTTCCGCGGCGGCCCCGCCTACTACATCAAACTCGGCATGAAGAACAGGGTCCTCGCCTCGGTCTTCGCGATCATCACGGTCGTCACCTGCGCCTTCGTCATCACCTCCGTCCAGTCGAACGCGATCGCGGGCACCCTGCTGTCCGCCCTCGGCGACACCGGGACCACGCCGGTGCTCTGGGGCCTGTCCCAGGCGCAGCTCATCATCGCGGCCCTCCTCTTCGTCTTCTCCGCGATGGTGATCTTCGGCGGCATCCGCACGGTCGCGCGCGTCACCGAGTGGATGGCCCCGATCATGGCGACGATCTACGTCATCATGGTCGCGATCATCGTCATCATGAACATCGGCCAGTTCGGCGCCGTCCTCAGTCAGATCCTCGAGGGCGCCTTCGCCCCCGAACCCCTCGTCGGGGGCCTGGGAGGCGGCATCCTCGCGGCGCTCATCAACGGCACGAAGCGCGGCCTCTTCTCCAACGAGGCGGGCCAGGGCACGGCTCCCAACGCGGCCGCAACGGCGACCCTGCCCCATCCGGTCAGCCAGGGCATGATCCAATCGCTCGGCGTGTTCATCGACACGATCGTGGTCTGCACGGCGACCGCCTTCGTCATCCTCATCGCAGGCCCCGAGGTGTGGGGCGCCGAGGGCGTGAACCCCGCGAATCTCACGAGCCTGGCCGTCGCCGAGGAACTCGGCGCCTGGACCATCATGCCGATGGCCGTCCTCATCTTCGTGCTCGCCTATTCGTCGATCATCGCCGCTTACGTGTACTCCGAGACGAACATGACCTTCGTGACCGACTCCAAGGCGGCCACCTGGGCGGTGCGGATCATCTCGGTTGCCTCGGTCGTCATCGGCGCCCTCACATCCCTCGATCTCGTGTGGAACACGGTCGATATCGCGATGGCGATCATGACGCTGACGAACCTCGTCGCCCTGCTCGTCCTGTCGAAGTGGGGACTCGGGGCGCTGCGTGATTTCGAGAAGCAGCGCAAGGCAGGGATCGAGGCGCCTGTCTTCGTCGGTGTCTCCAACCCGCTTCTCCCCGGTGATGTGCCGACGGATTCCTGGGCGCCCGCGGCCGGATCCGTCAATCGATGA